In Paraburkholderia sp. PGU19, a single window of DNA contains:
- a CDS encoding alpha/beta fold hydrolase gives MERRLAAILAADVAGYSRLMGTDEEGTLAQLKGHRQALVDPKIEEHRGRIVKTTGDGMLVEFASVVDAVRCAVDVQRSMVERNARVSVDKRIEFRVGINLGDIIIDDDDIYGDGVNVAARLEGIAEPGGICISRQAHDHLLEKLSFTCEKLGLRNLKNIAKPVEVYSVNFDSISGTQEVKYCRASDGVRLAYATIGQGPPLVKTANWMNHLEYDWESPIWHHLLEGLARNYTLTRYDARGNGLSDWDVDEVSLEAWVGDLETVVDAVGIDRFPLFGASQGCAISIAYAARHPERLSHLILYGGFALGGNKRSPGEHEKRKAMGTLMRLGWGMDDPAFRQLFTSQFIPEATKEQADYFNDLQRKTTSPECAARYFEVVGNLDVRELLPQVQVPTLVLHVRDDLLCPIDAGRQVAAGIPGARFIALPGRNHLFLKHEPASARFFEEINLFLSK, from the coding sequence GTGGAGCGCAGGCTTGCAGCAATTCTGGCTGCTGATGTAGCCGGCTACAGCCGTCTGATGGGCACGGACGAGGAAGGCACGCTCGCCCAATTGAAGGGGCACCGGCAAGCGCTCGTCGATCCGAAAATCGAAGAACATCGGGGCCGCATCGTCAAGACGACTGGAGACGGCATGTTGGTCGAGTTTGCGTCCGTGGTTGACGCAGTACGATGCGCGGTTGATGTGCAACGCAGCATGGTCGAGCGGAATGCTAGGGTCAGTGTCGATAAGCGGATCGAATTTCGGGTTGGCATAAACCTCGGCGACATCATCATCGATGATGATGACATTTACGGCGATGGCGTTAACGTCGCCGCACGGCTTGAGGGCATCGCCGAACCGGGCGGAATTTGCATTTCGCGCCAAGCACATGATCACTTACTCGAAAAACTATCGTTTACCTGCGAGAAGCTGGGGCTTCGGAACCTCAAGAACATCGCCAAGCCCGTCGAGGTCTATTCGGTGAACTTCGATTCCATCAGCGGGACGCAGGAGGTCAAATATTGCCGAGCATCTGATGGAGTACGCCTCGCCTATGCAACCATTGGGCAGGGACCACCTTTGGTCAAGACGGCGAACTGGATGAACCACCTTGAATATGACTGGGAGAGCCCGATCTGGCACCATTTGCTCGAGGGATTGGCGAGGAATTACACACTCACTCGATACGATGCACGAGGCAATGGGCTGTCAGATTGGGATGTCGATGAGGTTTCTCTTGAAGCATGGGTTGGCGACCTTGAAACCGTGGTCGATGCAGTTGGAATAGACCGCTTTCCGCTTTTTGGCGCCTCACAAGGCTGCGCTATCTCCATTGCTTATGCTGCCCGACATCCCGAACGCCTTTCTCATTTAATCCTGTATGGTGGTTTTGCGCTGGGCGGCAACAAGCGATCACCAGGGGAACATGAGAAACGAAAGGCGATGGGAACTTTGATGCGCCTTGGGTGGGGCATGGATGATCCGGCATTTCGGCAACTGTTCACTTCGCAGTTCATACCCGAGGCTACAAAGGAACAGGCTGACTACTTCAACGATCTTCAGCGGAAGACCACATCACCTGAATGCGCTGCTCGGTACTTTGAAGTCGTCGGAAATCTCGATGTGCGCGAATTGCTCCCGCAAGTGCAGGTGCCAACGCTCGTCTTGCATGTGCGTGATGATCTCTTGTGTCCTATCGATGCGGGCCGTCAAGTGGCCGCTGGAATTCCAGGTGCTCGGTTCATAGCGCTTCCGGGGCGGAATCACCTCTTTCTTAAGCACGAGCCTGCTTCTGCTCGGTTCTTTGAGGAGATCAATCTGTTTTTGAGTAAGTGA